The DNA sequence AGCAGATCGGCAAGCCGCGGCGGCAGCGGTTCGGCGAGCGTGGCGGCATAGGCGCGGGCAAGCGTCGCCGCGATCGGATCGGCGCCATCGACCGGCGGCTGGCGCTGCGGCGCCGGAGGCGGGGTGGGGATCTTCTCAGCCATCTGTTTCAGCCAGAATGTGTCGGTGCCACGGGATCTTGCATGGCTATATGCGACACTGACCGGGCTTTTGACATGCTGCATCGCTCTTCCCGATCAAAAATAGTCACTTCAACTGCCAGATCACTATATCCAATGACCGTGGGAACCATTGGCTGTACACATCGTTGGCCAAGTCAGAACGGCGACAGCCGGTAAAATTTCTGCCAGGCGCCAATTCAACGCCCCGAACATCAAAGGGTTCCTGCCATGTCGCTCGCTTCGCAAATCGCGCCCCACCTGCCCTATCTGCGGCGCTACGCCCGCGCGCTGACCGGATCGCAGGCGGCAGGCGACGCCGCCGTCGCCGCCACGCTTGCGGCGATCGTCGCCGACCGGGGCAGCTTCGCCAATGATGTGCCGCCGCGGCTGGCCTTGTACAAGGCCTTCCAGGCGCATTGGCGGGACAGCGGCGCAGAGACGACCAGCACCGACGCCGACAGCGATTTCGAGGTCATGGCCGGCAGCCGGCTGGCGGCGATCACGCCGCTGCCGCGCCAGGCGCTGCTGCTCAGCGCGATGGAAGGCTTCACCAGCGACGATGTCGGCTATCTGATCGACCAGCCGACGCCGGCAGTGCTCAAGCTGGTCGCCGAGGCGCTTGCCGACATCGATCGCCAGACGACGACCCGCGTGCTGATCATCGAGGACGAGCCGATCATCGCGCTTGATATCGAGACCATCGTCCGCGATCTCGGCCATGGCGTCACCGGAATGGCGACCACTGCCGACGAGGCGACGGCGATGTTCCGCGCCGAACGGCCGGGCCTGGTGCTCGCCGACATCCAGCTCGCCGACCACAGCAGCGGTGTCGATGCGGTGCGCGACATGCTCGCCGAAGCCTCGGTGCCGGTCATCTTCATCACCGCCTTTCCGGAACGGCTGTTGACGGGCGAGCGCCCGGAGCCGACATTCCTGATCACCAAGCCGTTCCAGACGGCAACGGTGAAGGCCGCGATTGCCCAGGCGCTGTTCTTCAACTCGACCGCCCAGCCGGGCGCCTGACGCCGACTTCGACGTTCCACCGAAAGGGACCCCTGCGATGAGCCGCCGACCACAGACTGCCCCCGTCGACCGCCTGCCGGGCGCCGCCGCCCAGACGCCGGCGGAGCGCGACATCGGCACCTATCTGCGGCTCGCCTTTGCCGCCGTCGAGGAAGCGACGCTGCCGGCAGTGTTCCTCGAACTTCTCGAAAAGCTGGGGGAGGGGGAGCCGGAACGCTCCGCCCCCGCAGCGCTCGGCGACCGCGAATTCAAGGCGGCGCTGGCGGCCGTCATCCCGCATCTGCGCGCCTTCGGCCGCTCGCTGTCGGGCAACCCCGATACCGCCGACGACCTGGTGCAGGAAACGATGCTGAAGGCCTGGGTGGCGCGCG is a window from the Polymorphobacter fuscus genome containing:
- a CDS encoding response regulator is translated as MSLASQIAPHLPYLRRYARALTGSQAAGDAAVAATLAAIVADRGSFANDVPPRLALYKAFQAHWRDSGAETTSTDADSDFEVMAGSRLAAITPLPRQALLLSAMEGFTSDDVGYLIDQPTPAVLKLVAEALADIDRQTTTRVLIIEDEPIIALDIETIVRDLGHGVTGMATTADEATAMFRAERPGLVLADIQLADHSSGVDAVRDMLAEASVPVIFITAFPERLLTGERPEPTFLITKPFQTATVKAAIAQALFFNSTAQPGA